ATGTGATTGAATATGTTGGGTTGACTGTGTACCTATGTTGCAATTTGGTTAGAGGTGAAACTGCTGTTGCCTGTTGAGATCAGGGTTGACCATGGGTTTCAATTTTGCAATTTGTTTGATTGCTCGTAATCGTGAGGCATTTTTCGGGTTAGGTTCTTAAGTTGCAGGAAGAACGGGAGGAAGAATTGGGAGTTATAACAGATGTGAGTTTTAAGGTCAACAATTTAGGTTAAGTGACGTATCAATGCATCATTGTCCTTTGGCCACCTAGTAACAACAAAATGGGGTTGATTGTGTAACTATGTTGCAATTTGCTTAGAGGTGAAAGTGTGAAACTGCTGTTGCCTGTTGAGATCAGGGTTGACCATAGCTTTCAATGTTGCAATTTCTTTGATTGCTCGAAATCGTGGGGTATTTTTCGGGTTGATTAAGGAATTGTGGTTAGGCTGGGTTTAGGTTCTTAAGTTGCAAGAAGGATGGGATGAAGAATTGGGAGTATTAATAGATGTGGGCTTTAAGGTTTCTAGAGGGTAAATTCCAACAATTTAGGTTAAATGACTTCTACATCGTTGTCCTTTTGCCACCTAGTAACAAGAAAATGGGGTTGATCTCATTTGTTGACATTGTTCACTGTAAAGGTTTTAGTTAACAATCTCCGTTGTCGTTGACTTGTATCAACACATTGCATCTGAGAAGGGGTTGGGGTTGGTTGGATGGTTTAAGTGATTCCTTAGCTGTGTTTCACATGTCAATGCTGAAAAGGACTTATTTCTAGAAAAGGGCTATCCAATGTGATTATTCATTAATGATTAAGTTGGTTGTCAAGTAACTACCATGAACTTTTCAGCATCTATAGGAGAAAAGAAATTATGATCTTTCCAGTGcaggttttagtttcttttgcGGGGGATAACTTTATGGAACCATTGCCAGCCTGGCTGTTTATTTTCTGCTACTAGTTGCGACTATGTTCCACGGAATCATATTTATACTATGTGAATTTTTCCCCATTgaggttttattttattttaaaaaaaaagtgtgtTCTCAGGAAACTAACTTCAAAGAATGGAAGCAAGTGGTTCAAGAGATTGTCCGTTTTGTAAATGTTGACAAGCCATTACCAAATGCTCGGCCATTGCGTTATTGTGCCATGTTTGACACTCATCCAGACTCGTTGCCGTATGTGGCTCGATTCCATGCAAAGAAAGTATTAAAGTTAAAAGATGCAGTGTTGACTAGTTATCACCGGAATGAGGTGAGTGCCATATTTATGTGGAGCTGTGTTGACTTTGATGACCACCTCTGTCGGACTCTTAAGCAGAGCTTTTAAATTCAGAATCATTTGACTGGTTGCTATATGTTTCAGGTTAAGTTTGCGGAAGTTACGTTAGACACATATAGAATGCTGCAATGTTTAGAATGGGAGTCAAGCGGATCATTTTACCAAAAGAATCAAAATGAACCTATTGGAAATGGTGTTCATAAGGATTTTTCTGGCACTTCTGGGTTAATTGACATAAATTTGGCTGCTGATTTGACTGACCCGACCTTGCCCCCAAATCCAAGGAAAGCAGTTCTGTATCGGCCGACTGCAACACACGTAGTTGCTGTGAGTATCCAACATATAGCTCCTTCTATGCTTTTTCTTTGCTGAGTTTCTGGGTTTAGGGGCATTAACTGAATAGTTTATGCTAATAATTCAGAACTTTGCTCCATAGGAGGCATGAAATGTTGAGAACCTTGTCTAGTTGTCTTAATGTCTTTGACATGATCTTGCTTGATACTGCTGGGAAATGTTGTACTTCGTATGTACATAATTGGCAATAAGAACATCATTTTGTTCATAATTGGCAATAAGCAACATCATTTTGTTCACAATTGGCAATAAGCAACATCATTTATTCACAATTGGCAAAAAGCAACATCATTTTGTTCATAATTGGCAATAAGCAACATCATTTTGTTCATAATTGGCAATAAGCAACATCATTTCGTTCATAATTGGCAATAAGCAACATCATTTCGTTTATAATTGGCAATAAGCAACATCATTTCGTTCATAATTGGCAATAAGCAACATCATTTTGTTCATAATGGTGTCATAGTGATAGACCTCTTTCTTTTGGGTTGTCTACAATCTTCGGGTCAGGAACTCTTTTGATGATTATGCTTCTTTGGCAGGTAATTGCAACAATGTGTGAGGAGCTCCCACCTGATAGTATTATACTAATATACGTGTCCTCATCTTTGGGTAAAATAGCTTCTTTTTAACATCATTTATAATGCGTTTGGTGTCTCATCTTCTTAATGTTGTGATCAACCTATATTTTTGCAGGAACACCTAGTTCTACTTCTACTAGTGCTGAAAGCTCTGGTGGCTCTAGAAGGTTTTCAAAGAGTAAAGTGTTGCTTTCAGCTGTTCATGATCAAACCCTGTCTCCTGGAGATAATAATAAAAAGGGATACTTAAGTAGCTTTTATGATAACTCCCTGTGTTTAAGTCCACGTGGAAACGGAGGTGTGCACAATGCAGAAAAAGTTTGTCATTACTTTATTTCACGAGGCGTGGCTCGAACTTTCTTGTTTAGCTTCAACTGTAACTTATGAGAATACTCTTGGGTTTTTCAGGTTCCAATAACCTCTATCCTGGAGATCTATTACCCTTCACTAGAAGGCCTCTCTTCTTGGTTATTGATAGTGATAACAGCCATGCATTCAAGGCAGGTTTGTCAAAACTTGTTCTTGCTAGATGGATTGTTTTTTACAAAATTTCTATTACCTGTCCTTGTTATTATTCTGGTATGTATTGCACACAAATCGGAAACAGGGAATCAAGTATCCATATAAAAAAAGAGTATATCACTCGCTTCAGATGATTTTTCTCTTAAAAGTTGCTCTTCTGAAGTTCCATTGACCCTTGGTTTTGACATTTATGGTTAAAGATGGCCGTGGGCCGGGCCCATGCTAGGTCCCTCTGCATCGTGCCGGGCCGAGAAAGTTCAAAACAGGGCCCATGCCCACGGGCTGCCGTGGCGGGCCTGGCCGTTGTGCCTAAGTCTAAtattactaaatttagcgtgtttTGTCGGGTCGGGTCGTGCTTTTTCGTGCCGGGTCGACTTCATGCTCGTGCTGGGCTGGGCTTTTTCGTGCCGGGTCGGCCCACAGCTATCTTTAGTTTTGAgaggcaaaagaaaaaaagttttttttttccctacATTTTTTTCTCCCCCGACTATCTCATGTAAACATGTGTTATTCCTTTTGAGGTGATCATGCTTTGTTCATATTATCTGCAGGTTATTCATGGTTCTGAAAGAGGGGAGCCATCCGCGCTGTTGCTTTCACCCTCAAGGCCATCATTCAGGAGCCCGCCTAGTGTCGATGCAGTTGAATATGGGAGTCAGTTCACTCTGTTTCTGACATCCCCTCTGCTAGCGTTTTGCCAATTGGTTGGCCTCTCTGCATCTGATAGAGATACAGTGAGCTTTCAACATTTACTCTGAACTTCTTAATTTTTGATTGGCGAACTTAATTCAATTACTTCGTATATTGTTTGGATTTAGAAGTAACAACTAACAACAAGCATTTCTTCAGGACATTTATGATGAGGCTGAAAACATAATTGCAAATACCTTCGCCAAATGGGAAGTGATGTTATGCTCATCAACGAAAGTCGACCTTGTTTGGGCTCAAGTACTTCCAGATCCTTTTCTCCGTCGCATTATTCTTAGGTACAGTATTTCGGTCCTTTTATTATCTGCTTTAAGACATCTCCTGGTAAATTTTCAACTTAGATCAAGAGAAGGATCAAAGAGGCTCGAGAGTTGAGCCTTGACATGTTGGGGAAATGGGGGATGAAGAATTGAATATAGAGAGGCTGAATGTTAACTGAGCTAATTCCAACTTAACTATTCACATTGAACTGATCAACTGTTATCCTGCAGAAAATGTACAAGCAAAAGTTTCATTTCCTTGATATTCATGATTTCATATAGCTCTATAACAGGCCGAGTGGTCttctttctatttttagttGAGATCACTCCTCACCCATAGAAAAAATTGGATAGATGTATCATATCTTGGGCTTTTGAGTACTCTTTGATGAATGACGCATAAACGGATGAAGATCTCAAAGTAATCCTCGTGTTAGCTTTTGGCACGGTGATTTAGAAAAGTAGTAAAGGATGACTAATTACACTTAAGGACATGTTTGGTATAAACTTTGGAAAGGAAATGGAAAGGAAATAGATAAGAAGGGGAAAAGGGTAGTGTTAGCTATTACCAATATTAGTTATTTGGTATACCTTATGTAAGGAATCACTTGTAAGAAATTGGGGATTGAGGAGGGTAACAATGTTGTTACCATATGGTAGGGAGAGGTAACAAAGGGTGGTAACAGTTACCATTTTCTCTCATTCCAAACATTAGATAATGGGAATAGTTAATTGATTCCATTTCCATCACTTAAAACCTCTATACCAAACATGCTCTCAGAGTGGAAAGGTTGAGACAAAGTAAGAAGGGGAACTATATATAGGAAGGGAGTTTAAAGTAACATGAAAAAAATCTTTTCGAGACTTACAAAGCTTACActgtttttttgtgtgtttaattCCATTCAGATTTATATTCTGCCGAGCTGTGCTATCTCTCTTCCACCCCCCCAACACAAGGGATTCATACATGCCTGATTGTCTACCTCAGCTACCCGGTTTTGTATCACCTGATACAGAAGCTGTTGAATCGTGTATTCATCGGCTTGCAGATCACCTTAAAGTTTCCGACTGTTTCTATAATACATAACCGGAAGAAGGGTAACTTGTAACCGGAGATGTTGGTTGATGACATTTCTTCAACAATTGGAATATATCTTATATTTAGGTGGTTACTAGGCGAATCGGTGTTGTGGTATACTATGTGAGAAATAGTGTTAAATACAAGTAGATGTTATTTCTTGAACAAATTGGAAGTTCTTTGGTGGTGTTAGATGGATCTTTGTGGTTGTATACTATGTGAAAATAGTGTGTAGAtgggttaattttatttatttttctctaGGAtcctttttttgtttctttcttttttttcttgggAGTTGATTTAGTATAATGTCTTAGCAAATTGCTATTGTTATTAAGTTGTATTTCAATACATCTGCAGGAAATGCAAAAATTCTTCAAACTTTTGTACAAGAATAACTTGTTACTTTGTCAAATATTGTATTACAAAGGTAGATATCTGGGTGCCTACTTTTCATCTTATGAACTCACAAAAGCTGATTACAACAATATAATGCAAATGAAACTAGAATTAACCCATCGCATACAAATTATCTCTCCAAGGCGGGAAGGACTATCCTAATCCAAACTCCAAAGTAATTTAGAAGGTTTACCGGCATATGTTTGTTCTTCCTTCTTCTACAAAAAAACTATCACCCTACTAAATTACAGTGCATTGAAATTTCTTCTGGAAATCCATTAATTTTTGGCTAGATAGTTTGGTCGTTCAGGGTAATCTCATGACTTATTATAATCGTAGCATAGAAGCTATTGATTGTAATCTACTAGTTTCAAGTTTCATTTTCCATTCAAATGATTGGAATTTGACTAAATTATCAACTATCATACCTCAAGATGTGGTTCTAAAAGTTCAAGGTTTGCCACTTCCCTCTGAATGATATAGAGGACACCCCAATATGGGGTTCACTTCTGATATAGAGGACACCCCAATATGGGGTTCACTTCTTTAAGTGCCTGGATTGCCCAtgacattcaagaaaatttccGAAAATGAAATTTCATTGGCTTTAAAAACTTGATATTCCTCCAAACCTTGCAACTTTTGTGGCAAATTTGTCACAAAAGCAAACCGTTTAGAGATGCACTTCACAAGAGAAATATTCTTCCCTTTGATGTATGTCCACTTTGTGATACTTGCGTTGAAATAAGTAACTATCTTTTTCTTCAATGCCCATCTTTAAAGGAAGTTTGGGATTTAAATCTCATCAAGACTTGGTCCATCACTCAACAGAACTTCTTTGATACTATTCAGTATTTAAGAAAATACCTATAAATgctttgtaaatttatgttcaCTATTTGGTCTCTTTGGAAGGAAATAAATGATtgcactttcaataacgcataaTTCAATCCACACCGAGTGTTTTTTAAGGCTTTTATAGAACTGCTAATATTTTGTGTCCTGTCAACTGACCTACAGTTGTCAGTTGATAGCAATtgtgtttgaaatgtttgttaCAAGAAATGTTTGTTACAGATGTCATATTTCGAAATACAATTAGTTGTTATTTTTATGTGATTTGGGAGATCCTGTACATTAGTTCAAAAAAAAGAATTTTGTTACTTATTGCTCCTTGGAATTTAATACTGCATCAGattgagaaaaaaaaatgattgcTCGTGTATATAGTTTTCTTCTATTATCATTGTCTTCTTAACGCTACTCTAAATCTCGAGCATTTAACCTGACCTTCTACGAGGGGCTCTATTGCTTTTGTGATTTGTATTGCTCGAATTCATATGTTAACCAAAGTTTGAAGAAATGACagttagagcatctccaatggttgcaGCTAGGGACTAACTTGACAACTAGCTCCCAAATATTGCcaattaattaattgacaagtgggtCAAATGAgaccaatttaaataacaagctagttgctagccattggagcacaaattagctagacaatgaaatagcttgaaatcttatttgacataacaagctaattgtcaaattatcTTACTATTGAAGATGCTCGTATAACAGTGTCAATTCAGTGACGGAATTATAGAGGGTCTCGGTGGGTCATGTGAcccaacaaaaatttgaaaataaaaaaaaatccgtCCAACATGTGTGAAAGACTGAAAGCTTATTCATGAAAGGGTATGTGTGTGGAGAGGTAGAGGAAAATATCGATCATGTTCTCAGAAAGTGTCCAGTTGCCATACTAGTTTGGAGGCAATTTCCAGCATTGAACGATTATGAGCTATTTCATGAGCCAATAGcgaaatggattggaaacaaCATGCTTCCTGATGGTACAAGAGA
This genomic stretch from Spinacia oleracea cultivar Varoflay chromosome 3, BTI_SOV_V1, whole genome shotgun sequence harbors:
- the LOC110791866 gene encoding uncharacterized protein isoform X2; the encoded protein is MALRNGGVEITQEQQYTTTQDHPSRTFRALVEKADRKFSRVRDLPSFGPDPNPARYLNKVFKAYMRVWKYQRQNRAKLVGSGLQRWEIGEIASRIGQLYFGQYMRSSEARFLLESYVFYEAILNRGYFEGGKEHGGVSVRFKELRFYARFLLVALILNRRNVIDLLVDRFKALVDDSRATFRETNFKEWKQVVQEIVRFVNVDKPLPNARPLRYCAMFDTHPDSLPYVARFHAKKVLKLKDAVLTSYHRNEVKFAEVTLDTYRMLQCLEWESSGSFYQKNQNEPIGNGVHKDFSGTSGLIDINLAADLTDPTLPPNPRKAVLYRPTATHVVAVIATMCEELPPDSIILIYVSSSLGTPSSTSTSAESSGGSRRFSKSKVLLSAVHDQTLSPGDNNKKGYLSSFYDNSLCLSPRGNGGSNNLYPGDLLPFTRRPLFLVIDSDNSHAFKAGYSWF
- the LOC110791866 gene encoding uncharacterized protein isoform X1, which produces MALRNGGVEITQEQQYTTTQDHPSRTFRALVEKADRKFSRVRDLPSFGPDPNPARYLNKVFKAYMRVWKYQRQNRAKLVGSGLQRWEIGEIASRIGQLYFGQYMRSSEARFLLESYVFYEAILNRGYFEGGKEHGGVSVRFKELRFYARFLLVALILNRRNVIDLLVDRFKALVDDSRATFRETNFKEWKQVVQEIVRFVNVDKPLPNARPLRYCAMFDTHPDSLPYVARFHAKKVLKLKDAVLTSYHRNEVKFAEVTLDTYRMLQCLEWESSGSFYQKNQNEPIGNGVHKDFSGTSGLIDINLAADLTDPTLPPNPRKAVLYRPTATHVVAVIATMCEELPPDSIILIYVSSSLGTPSSTSTSAESSGGSRRFSKSKVLLSAVHDQTLSPGDNNKKGYLSSFYDNSLCLSPRGNGGSNNLYPGDLLPFTRRPLFLVIDSDNSHAFKVIHGSERGEPSALLLSPSRPSFRSPPSVDAVEYGSQFTLFLTSPLLAFCQLVGLSASDRDTDIYDEAENIIANTFAKWEVMLCSSTKVDLVWAQVLPDPFLRRIILRFIFCRAVLSLFHPPNTRDSYMPDCLPQLPGFVSPDTEAVESCIHRLADHLKVSDCFYNT